The bacterium sequence TTGGGATGATTTTTGGAGCAAAATGGCACTCAACATTATCACCTATATTCCATAAATTTGATGTCTTAATAGGTATATGTATCATTATCTTACTCTATATCTTTATCAAACGTCATCTTCACCATAGAAGTACTGAGTAAGAGAGGAAGTAACTATTCACCCTGTAGGAAAGTAGGAGGGTAGGGAAGTAGGAAAGGGAAAGAAAATGAATGAGAAGTTATAAGGGAAAAGGGGAAAAACAGGGAAAAATGGGAAAAGAAAAAATGGAATCACTTTTACCCTTTTCCCCAATTTCCCATTTTCCCTTTATTACACACTGATCACTTACAAAATCTTAATTTATGCCGTTGTTGAGTATAGTATGAAGTATTTTCCCCTCTTTCTACTTTCCTACTTTCCTACTTCCTACTTGCTTGGTATGCTGAATAGTTACGAGAGGAAAAGAGTATTGAGAGTAAATTATGCTAATTACCATTTTACCAGTTACCAATTACCAATTACCAACAAAAGAAGGAGGTTTTTGAATGTATCGGTTAATTTTTTGGATGTTATTTTCTTATCTGGCAATTGGATGTGCAAAATCTAATATTGAAACGATAAATATAGCTGGTTCAACGGCTTTTCAACCATTTGCTGAGAAACTCGCGGAAGAATATATGGCAGGGAAGAATGATGTTCGAATTAATGTTCAAGGAGGAGGTTCTGCGGTAGGAATTCAATCGGCACAAAGCGGTGTGGCTCAAATTGGTATGGCAGATATGGTCACATTGCCAAAAGAGGCGCAAGGATTGAATACTGTTGTTGTGGCAAAAGATGCTGTGGTGTTGATTGTTCATCCAAATAATAAAATTGCGAATTTAACGCCACTCCAAATCCAACAAATATTTAGCGGTCAGGTAAAAAAGTGGAAAGAAGTAGGTGGGGAAGATAAACCAATTACGGTCATTTCAAGAGAAGAAGGTTCTGGAACACGGGTCTCCTTTGAAGAATTACTGTTAGCCGGAACCAAAGTTAGTGCTGGTGCTCTTATTCAGGATTCAAGTGGTGCTGTTAGAACAATGGTTGAAAATGACCCAAATTCTATTAGTTACCTCACTTATGGACTTGTTACTGACAGGGTAAAATCCTTAAAAATAGATGGAGTGTCACCCACCTTACAAAATATCAAAAAAGGCAGGTATAAAATCATTCGACCGATTTTCTTGCTTACGAAAGGACCAGCGGAAGGGAAAATAGGAGAATTTATAGAATTTATCCTTTCTAAACAAGGGCAACAACTAATCTC is a genomic window containing:
- a CDS encoding phosphate ABC transporter substrate-binding protein — translated: MYRLIFWMLFSYLAIGCAKSNIETINIAGSTAFQPFAEKLAEEYMAGKNDVRINVQGGGSAVGIQSAQSGVAQIGMADMVTLPKEAQGLNTVVVAKDAVVLIVHPNNKIANLTPLQIQQIFSGQVKKWKEVGGEDKPITVISREEGSGTRVSFEELLLAGTKVSAGALIQDSSGAVRTMVENDPNSISYLTYGLVTDRVKSLKIDGVSPTLQNIKKGRYKIIRPIFLLTKGPAEGKIGEFIEFILSKQGQQLISDYGLIPVK